The following coding sequences lie in one Gloeomargarita sp. SKYB120 genomic window:
- a CDS encoding bifunctional folylpolyglutamate synthase/dihydrofolate synthase: MTDVQTFFQQLQRFGITLGLERIQQLLSHLGQPHQKVPAIHVTGTNGKGSVCAYLAHVLTACGYRTGLYISPHLVHYQERIQINGKPILETDWWQILSQIKQVVETYHLAITEFEAITALMWVYFAEQQVDIAVIEVGLGGRLDATNVIENPLVTVITSIGFDHQDRLGPTVADIAWEKAGILKPYRPLVRGPVPPDAAAVIDHRARELHCPLVVVEPPASPSGNILSFQGDDYSIPLLGEHQKLNAMIALEVVNQLRQQGWCLPVANVQWGIAHTRWPGRLQWVDWQGRQILLDGAHNPEGAATLRRYIDQEHLAPVHWVIGLLTSKDANAILAALLRPKDRVSFVPIPGHRYHEPAILCDLSQQICPGVTAQASDAIQDALAGVMVGYTPVICGSLYLIGQVLKDIGSPSFQR; the protein is encoded by the coding sequence ATGACAGACGTCCAGACATTTTTTCAACAATTACAACGCTTTGGTATCACGTTGGGTTTGGAGCGTATCCAGCAGTTACTCAGCCATCTCGGCCAACCCCATCAAAAAGTACCGGCGATTCACGTCACAGGCACAAACGGCAAGGGGTCGGTATGCGCGTATCTCGCCCATGTATTGACCGCCTGCGGTTATCGCACGGGCTTGTACATTTCTCCGCATCTGGTGCATTACCAAGAGCGAATTCAGATTAATGGGAAACCCATTCTTGAAACTGACTGGTGGCAGATTCTGTCCCAGATCAAACAAGTGGTAGAGACCTATCATCTCGCCATCACAGAATTTGAAGCCATTACGGCCTTGATGTGGGTTTATTTTGCTGAGCAACAGGTGGATATTGCCGTGATTGAAGTGGGGTTGGGGGGACGTCTAGATGCGACTAATGTGATAGAAAATCCCTTGGTCACAGTGATAACTTCTATTGGGTTCGATCATCAAGACCGGCTTGGTCCGACAGTTGCCGACATCGCCTGGGAAAAAGCGGGAATTCTTAAGCCCTATCGTCCCCTGGTGCGGGGGCCCGTACCACCCGACGCGGCAGCTGTCATTGACCATCGTGCGCGAGAACTGCATTGCCCGCTCGTTGTGGTCGAACCGCCAGCATCTCCCTCAGGAAATATCTTGTCTTTCCAAGGTGATGACTACTCAATCCCCCTGCTCGGTGAACATCAAAAGTTAAATGCAATGATTGCGCTAGAAGTTGTGAACCAATTGCGACAGCAGGGATGGTGTTTACCGGTGGCAAATGTGCAGTGGGGAATTGCGCATACCCGCTGGCCGGGCCGATTACAATGGGTGGATTGGCAGGGCCGACAAATTCTACTGGACGGGGCGCACAATCCTGAAGGCGCTGCAACCTTACGTCGTTACATTGACCAAGAGCACTTAGCACCGGTGCATTGGGTGATTGGATTACTAACCAGTAAAGACGCCAACGCAATTTTAGCAGCACTTTTACGTCCGAAGGACAGGGTGAGTTTTGTCCCGATTCCCGGTCACCGCTACCATGAACCGGCGATACTCTGTGATTTGAGCCAGCAAATTTGCCCAGGAGTCACGGCGCAGGCGTCTGATGCTATTCAAGATGCTTTGGCTGGGGTAATGGTCGGATATACACCGGTCATTTGCGGCTCATTGTATTTGATCGGACAAGTGCTCAAAGACATCGGGAGCCCCTCGTTTCAGCGATAA
- the carB gene encoding carbamoyl-phosphate synthase large subunit → MPRRTDIEKILLIGSGPIVIGQACEFDYSGTQACKALREEGYQVVLVNSNPATIMTDPDMADRTYIEPLTAEVLTQVIAQERPQALLPTMGGQTALNLAVRLAKMGVLEQYGVELIGAKLSAIEKAEDRRLFKEAMQKIGLNVCPSGLAESWEEAQQIAQQINTYPLIIRPAFTLGGTGGGIAYNQEEFEQIARAGLEASPVSQILIEQSLLGWKEFELEVMRDLADNVVIICSIENVDPMGVHTGDSITVAPAQTLTDKEYQRLRDYAIRIIREIGVETGGSNIQFAVNPQNGDVIVIEMNPRVSRSSALASKATGFPIAKIAAKLAVGYTLPELTNDITKKTPACFEPSIDYVVTKIPRFTFEKFPGAAPHLTTQMKSVGEAMAIGRTFQESFQKAIRSLETGRAGWGCDRSEVLPTLEQVRANLRIPNPDRIFHIRHALLLGLTVEEIYELTGIDPWFLREMEDLLNTERYMKITPFEKITPEDWRLIKQKGFSDRQIAFATRKTEAEIRAHRHRIGLLPVYKTVDTCAAEFEAYTPYHYSTYEQETEVRPTDKPKVVILGGGPNRIGQGIEFDYCCCHAAFALKEQGYETIMVNSNPETVSTDYDTSDRLYFEPLTLEDVLHILEAEKPVGVIVQFGGQTPLKLALPLYQALNEHPELPTRIWGTSPISIDIAEDREKFEQILRELNIQQPPNGIAHNAQEAIKIAQRLGYPVVVRPSYVLGGRAMEIVYSDSELERYMKTAVQVEPDHPILVDKFLENAIEVDVDALRDQDGTVVIGGILEHIEQAGIHSGDSACVLPTYSLPENVLTQIRTWTYALAERLQVVGLMNIQFAIQGEQVYILEANPRASRTVPFIAKATGVPLAKLAARVMAGERLADLGFTQEVIPPYYSVKEVVLPFEKFPGTDTILGPEMRSTGEVMGIATDFGQAFAKSQIAAGQNLPLSGRVFASFNDRDKAGAVPIIRELIELGFQIVATQGTRQILLNHGLTVDHVFKLHEGRPHVIDWIKNGQIQLILNTPSGEDAYADGQLIRRTALAYKIPLVTTLAGARATVAAIRALQQGMSAPKTIQDYYQLLR, encoded by the coding sequence ATGCCCCGTCGCACCGATATTGAAAAAATCCTGCTGATTGGTTCCGGCCCCATCGTCATCGGTCAAGCCTGCGAATTTGATTACTCCGGCACGCAAGCCTGCAAAGCGCTACGGGAAGAAGGGTATCAGGTGGTGCTCGTGAACTCCAACCCGGCAACCATCATGACCGACCCAGACATGGCCGACCGCACCTACATCGAACCCTTGACCGCTGAAGTGCTGACCCAGGTGATTGCCCAGGAGCGACCCCAAGCCCTGTTGCCGACGATGGGGGGGCAAACGGCATTGAACCTGGCCGTGCGCTTGGCAAAAATGGGAGTGCTCGAGCAATACGGCGTAGAACTGATTGGGGCAAAACTCAGCGCCATCGAAAAAGCCGAAGACCGCCGGTTGTTCAAAGAAGCCATGCAAAAAATTGGGTTAAATGTGTGCCCATCAGGATTGGCCGAAAGTTGGGAAGAAGCGCAACAAATCGCCCAGCAAATTAACACTTATCCCTTAATTATTCGCCCGGCATTTACCTTGGGGGGGACTGGCGGTGGCATTGCCTATAACCAGGAAGAATTTGAACAAATTGCCCGCGCCGGTTTGGAAGCCAGTCCCGTCTCGCAAATTTTGATTGAACAATCCCTGCTGGGCTGGAAAGAATTTGAACTGGAAGTGATGCGGGATTTGGCCGACAACGTAGTGATTATTTGTTCGATTGAAAACGTGGACCCCATGGGTGTTCATACCGGCGATTCCATCACCGTTGCGCCAGCCCAAACCCTCACCGATAAGGAATACCAGCGCCTGCGCGATTACGCCATTCGGATCATTCGGGAAATTGGCGTCGAAACTGGCGGGTCGAACATCCAATTTGCCGTCAATCCCCAGAACGGCGACGTGATTGTCATTGAAATGAACCCCCGCGTTTCCCGCAGTTCGGCGCTAGCGTCAAAGGCCACGGGTTTTCCCATTGCGAAAATCGCTGCTAAATTGGCGGTCGGTTACACCTTACCGGAATTAACCAATGACATTACCAAAAAAACGCCTGCTTGCTTTGAACCCAGCATTGATTATGTCGTTACCAAAATCCCCCGGTTCACCTTTGAAAAATTCCCCGGCGCTGCGCCCCATCTCACGACGCAGATGAAATCTGTTGGGGAAGCCATGGCGATTGGCCGCACCTTTCAAGAGTCCTTCCAAAAAGCGATTCGTTCCCTCGAAACGGGGCGAGCGGGTTGGGGTTGTGACCGTTCGGAAGTCTTGCCAACCTTGGAGCAGGTGCGGGCCAATTTGCGCATCCCCAATCCCGACCGCATCTTCCACATCCGTCATGCGTTATTGCTTGGATTAACCGTCGAAGAAATCTACGAACTCACTGGCATTGACCCGTGGTTTTTACGAGAAATGGAAGACTTGCTCAACACCGAGCGCTATATGAAAATTACGCCGTTTGAGAAGATTACTCCCGAAGATTGGCGGTTGATTAAACAAAAGGGATTCAGTGACCGTCAAATTGCCTTTGCCACCCGCAAGACCGAAGCCGAAATTCGCGCCCATCGTCATCGCATTGGGCTACTTCCTGTGTATAAAACCGTGGACACCTGCGCCGCCGAATTTGAAGCCTACACCCCCTACCACTACTCCACCTATGAGCAGGAAACCGAAGTACGTCCGACTGATAAACCCAAAGTCGTGATTTTAGGGGGCGGCCCCAATCGGATTGGTCAAGGCATTGAATTTGATTACTGCTGTTGCCACGCCGCCTTCGCTCTCAAGGAACAGGGTTACGAAACCATCATGGTGAATTCCAACCCCGAGACTGTTTCAACAGACTATGACACCAGCGACCGCCTGTACTTTGAACCCCTGACCCTAGAAGATGTTCTGCATATTTTAGAAGCCGAAAAGCCCGTGGGTGTCATTGTCCAATTTGGCGGTCAAACCCCGTTGAAATTAGCCTTACCCTTATATCAGGCGTTGAACGAGCATCCCGAATTACCCACCCGTATTTGGGGAACATCACCTATCTCCATTGACATTGCCGAAGACCGAGAAAAATTCGAGCAAATTCTCCGCGAACTCAACATTCAACAACCCCCCAACGGCATTGCCCACAACGCACAAGAAGCCATCAAAATTGCCCAGCGTCTCGGTTACCCCGTGGTGGTACGTCCCAGCTACGTATTAGGCGGACGAGCCATGGAAATTGTCTATTCCGACAGCGAACTCGAACGTTACATGAAAACGGCTGTACAAGTGGAACCTGACCACCCAATTCTGGTGGATAAGTTTTTAGAAAATGCCATTGAAGTGGACGTGGATGCCCTGCGAGACCAGGACGGCACAGTGGTCATTGGCGGGATTTTAGAACATATTGAGCAGGCCGGGATTCACTCTGGCGATTCCGCGTGTGTGTTGCCTACGTATTCACTACCGGAAAACGTATTAACGCAAATTCGCACCTGGACCTATGCCTTAGCCGAACGATTGCAGGTCGTGGGCTTAATGAACATTCAATTTGCCATTCAAGGAGAACAAGTCTATATATTGGAAGCAAATCCACGCGCGTCTCGCACCGTACCTTTTATTGCGAAAGCGACCGGTGTACCCCTAGCCAAACTAGCAGCGCGGGTGATGGCAGGTGAGCGATTGGCTGATTTGGGATTTACCCAGGAAGTGATCCCCCCTTATTACTCCGTGAAAGAAGTTGTTTTACCATTTGAAAAATTCCCTGGCACGGATACAATTTTGGGGCCAGAAATGCGCTCGACGGGTGAAGTAATGGGCATTGCCACTGATTTTGGTCAAGCCTTTGCCAAATCCCAGATTGCGGCGGGTCAAAATTTGCCATTAAGCGGGCGAGTGTTTGCCTCCTTTAATGACCGTGACAAGGCCGGAGCGGTACCTATCATTCGGGAGTTAATAGAGCTAGGTTTTCAAATTGTAGCTACCCAGGGAACGCGCCAAATTCTCTTAAATCACGGCTTAACGGTTGACCATGTATTCAAACTGCATGAAGGTCGCCCCCATGTTATTGATTGGATTAAAAATGGCCAGATTCAACTTATTCTCAACACTCCTTCGGGGGAAGATGCCTACGCTGATGGACAGTTGATCCGCCGTACCGCTTTGGCGTACAAGATTCCCCTCGTCACGACACTGGCTGGCGCTCGGGCAACGGTTGCAGCGATTCGCGCCCTACAGCAGGGGATGTCTGCACCCAAAACGATTCAGGATTACTACCAGTTATTGCGCTAG
- a CDS encoding chromophore lyase CpcT/CpeT — MTHPTDQQTLARWLAADFSNQAQAFENPPFFAHIRVCMRPLPWSLLDGLSLYVEQAYDYELHRPYRVRVLKIITVNDHLEIENYVVRDEAAFYGASRQKDRLQALTREHLTRLPGCNMIVTWDGHSFHGKVEPGKCCWVERRGKRTYLDSEFVINAQQFLSWDRGRDPETDVQVWGAVAGPFEFTRVQSFAEEVPRLPY; from the coding sequence ATGACCCACCCGACCGATCAGCAAACCTTGGCCCGCTGGCTGGCTGCTGATTTTAGTAACCAGGCCCAGGCGTTTGAGAACCCGCCCTTTTTTGCCCATATCCGGGTGTGTATGCGTCCTTTGCCCTGGTCGCTGCTGGACGGGTTGAGTCTGTATGTGGAACAAGCCTACGACTATGAATTGCACCGGCCCTATCGGGTGCGCGTACTTAAAATCATCACCGTCAATGACCATTTAGAAATCGAAAATTACGTGGTACGAGATGAAGCAGCATTTTACGGTGCGTCTCGGCAAAAAGACCGGTTACAAGCGCTCACCCGTGAACACCTGACCCGCTTGCCTGGTTGCAATATGATTGTCACCTGGGATGGTCATAGTTTTCATGGCAAGGTGGAACCGGGTAAATGTTGCTGGGTCGAACGGCGTGGCAAACGCACGTACTTGGATAGCGAATTTGTGATCAATGCCCAGCAATTTCTGAGTTGGGACCGGGGTCGTGACCCAGAAACCGATGTCCAGGTGTGGGGCGCTGTCGCGGGGCCATTTGAATTTACACGGGTGCAAAGTTTTGCGGAAGAAGTGCCTAGATTACCCTATTGA
- a CDS encoding DUF429 domain-containing protein, whose protein sequence is MRFLGIDLGWTCGPSGLCCLAWDGQTLALMDLDRRQLLTDILAWVDTWAPVGQPAGIAVDAPTIIPNPTGMRLPDRLTHQYFRSYHAGCYPANQGRPFAQRTVGFGQALLARQFRHGVDIQPRSPDRWQIEVFPHPAVVHLFNLPRILKYKKGALTERRQELAKLRDLLWQLQQAEPPLVLTELPAIPLNGSSLKVVEDQLDALVCAYVAAYWWYWGPQKNQVLGNEETGYIVVPERRFSIG, encoded by the coding sequence TTGCGCTTCCTAGGCATTGACCTGGGCTGGACGTGCGGGCCGTCAGGGCTTTGCTGCTTGGCATGGGACGGGCAAACCCTGGCGCTAATGGACTTGGACCGGCGGCAGCTGCTAACGGACATCCTGGCCTGGGTGGATACCTGGGCACCGGTGGGGCAACCGGCGGGGATTGCGGTGGATGCGCCGACTATCATTCCCAATCCAACGGGGATGCGCCTGCCCGACCGGTTAACGCATCAATACTTTCGCAGTTATCATGCGGGATGTTATCCAGCAAACCAGGGGCGTCCCTTTGCCCAGCGCACGGTGGGATTTGGGCAAGCGTTGTTGGCGCGGCAATTTCGCCACGGCGTTGACATCCAACCCCGTTCCCCTGACCGCTGGCAAATCGAGGTTTTTCCCCATCCGGCGGTGGTGCATTTATTTAACTTGCCGCGCATTCTCAAGTACAAAAAGGGAGCCTTAACCGAACGACGACAGGAATTAGCCAAGCTACGGGATTTGCTATGGCAACTCCAACAGGCGGAACCCCCTTTAGTCCTGACCGAATTGCCGGCGATTCCCCTAAACGGTTCATCCTTGAAGGTGGTGGAAGACCAGTTGGATGCGTTGGTGTGTGCCTATGTAGCGGCGTACTGGTGGTACTGGGGACCGCAGAAAAACCAGGTTTTGGGGAACGAAGAAACGGGTTATATTGTGGTGCCAGAACGCCGGTTTTCAATAGGGTAA
- a CDS encoding exonuclease SbcCD subunit D — protein sequence MGIRILHLSDIHLGSGQGYGRFNPQTGINTRVEDFYRALETAIDQALALPVDVVLFTGDAFPDATPPPRIQELFARQFLRLTTAEIPVVMLVGNHDQYKQGEGGASLSIYRALNVPGVIVGESLATYTLTTPNGPLQIVTLPWITHSMLLTKPETQGLSMEQINQLLLTRLREALEGEILLLDANIPAILAAHLMVDQAILGAERFLSPGKTFTVPLSLLAQPCFRYVALGHVHRHQVLCQEPPVVYAGSIERVDFGEENEAKGYVLVEIEPTETRWQFCPLPTRPMHTIQVDLTQAKDPQTKLLDAVKKAPITDAIVRVIYRIRADQVTQINERELREALATAHYVALQPEIVTEQPRKRITNVDLSQVLDPMTVLAQYVDEMEHLKPLKKDLLLAAQALLQGTEPDWSATPATEQLPLQLGEITPVSER from the coding sequence ATGGGTATCCGCATTTTACACCTATCAGATATTCACCTGGGAAGCGGCCAAGGTTATGGGCGGTTTAATCCGCAAACTGGTATCAACACACGAGTAGAAGATTTTTATCGGGCCTTGGAAACAGCGATTGATCAGGCGTTAGCTTTGCCCGTGGATGTGGTGTTGTTCACCGGAGACGCCTTTCCCGATGCAACGCCGCCTCCCCGGATTCAGGAATTGTTTGCTCGACAATTTTTGCGCTTGACGACTGCTGAAATTCCGGTGGTGATGCTGGTGGGCAATCACGACCAATACAAGCAAGGAGAAGGGGGGGCGTCGTTATCCATTTATCGAGCGCTGAATGTGCCTGGTGTCATTGTAGGGGAATCTTTAGCGACCTACACCTTGACCACTCCCAATGGACCCTTACAAATTGTTACCTTGCCCTGGATTACCCACTCCATGCTGCTGACCAAACCGGAGACACAAGGTTTGTCAATGGAACAGATTAACCAATTACTACTGACACGGCTGCGGGAAGCCCTCGAAGGAGAGATTCTTCTTTTGGACGCCAATATACCAGCCATCTTAGCAGCCCATCTGATGGTGGACCAGGCGATATTGGGAGCCGAACGATTTTTATCGCCAGGGAAAACGTTTACCGTGCCTTTGTCATTGTTGGCTCAGCCTTGTTTTCGCTATGTGGCCTTAGGGCATGTCCATCGCCATCAAGTGTTGTGCCAGGAACCGCCAGTGGTCTATGCCGGTAGTATTGAGCGCGTTGACTTTGGTGAAGAAAACGAAGCCAAAGGATATGTGCTTGTTGAGATTGAACCTACCGAAACGCGCTGGCAATTTTGTCCATTGCCCACTCGCCCCATGCACACCATCCAGGTGGATTTAACCCAGGCGAAAGACCCGCAAACCAAACTTCTAGACGCGGTAAAAAAAGCCCCAATTACTGATGCAATTGTGCGGGTGATTTATCGAATTCGTGCTGACCAAGTCACTCAGATCAATGAGAGAGAACTGCGGGAAGCGCTAGCCACAGCCCACTACGTCGCTTTGCAACCAGAAATTGTGACAGAACAACCCCGAAAACGAATTACAAATGTCGATCTCAGCCAGGTCTTAGACCCCATGACGGTCCTGGCGCAATACGTGGACGAAATGGAGCATCTCAAGCCCTTGAAAAAGGACTTATTACTAGCGGCGCAAGCCTTACTCCAGGGCACAGAACCGGACTGGTCGGCAACACCCGCAACTGAACAACTACCCCTGCAACTGGGCGAGATAACCCCGGTGAGCGAACGGTAA